The following are encoded together in the Primulina tabacum isolate GXHZ01 chromosome 18, ASM2559414v2, whole genome shotgun sequence genome:
- the LOC142533253 gene encoding potassium transporter 6-like, translating into MDPESGIYQNRVKKESWRTMLTLAYQSLGVVYGDLSTSPLYVYKNTFAEDIEHSETNDEIFGVLSFVFWTLTLIPLLKYVFIVLRADDNGEGGTFALYSLLCRHANVNPLPSFQSADEDLSSYKKDILCPAPSTFGARLKSFLEKRRVLQRFLLVLSLLGACMVIGDGILTPAVSVFSAVSGLGLAMEREHPKYVEIPVACAVLIALFALQHYGTHRVGFLFAPVVITWLLCISFIGIYNIFHWNPHVYQALSPRYMYTFLKKTQRGGWMSLGGILLCVTGSEAMFADLGHFSQSSIKIAFASVVYPSLVLAYMGQAAYLSKHHVIENDYQIGFYVSVPEKLRWPVLVIAILAAVVGSQAIITGTFSIIKQCSAFGCFPKVKIVHTSSKIHGQIYIPEVNWIFMLLCLAVTLGFRDIKRLGNASGLAVITVMLVTTCLMSLVFVLCWHQSVVLAVCFILFFGTLEGLYLCASLVKFLEGAWVPVAISFVFMTVMCVWHYGTLKKYEYDVQNKVSVDWLLELGPSLGIVRVKGIGIIHTELVSGIPAIFSHFVTNLPAFHQVLVFLCVKSIPIPHVKHEERFLVGRIGPREYRMYRCIVRYGYRDAHKDDVQFENDLVCSIAEYIRTGKGNLNETEKDSKKQNEKMVVVGTPSSHVDSIQLREENGANPEKASTSELRETQSPPPVKPRKQVKFAILAGSPKMDRDAHEELCGLMEAREAGTAYIMGHSYVRTKQGSSLMKKMAINFGYEFLRRNSRASTYALSVPHASTLEVGMVYNI; encoded by the exons ATGGATCCTGAAAGTGGGATTTATCAGAATCGTGTAAAG AAAGAATCTTGGAGAACAATGTTGACGCTGGCTTATCAGAGTTTAGGTGTTGTGTACGGGGATTTGAGCACTTCGCCATTGTATGTGTATAAGAATACTTTTGCCGAAGATATTGAACATTCTGAGACCAACGACGAAATCTTTGGGGTTCTGTCTTTCGTATTTTGGACACtgactttgattcctttgttgAAATATGTGTTCATTGTGCTGAGAGCTGATGATAACGGTGAAGGAGGCACATTTGCATTATATTCACTTTTATGCAGGCATGCCAATGTGAATCCATTGCCTAGTTTTCAGTCTGCGGATGAAGATTTGTCTAGTTACAAGAAGGATATTTTGTGCCCTGCACCTTCAACTTTTGGGGCAAGGCTTAAGTCTTTTCTTGAAAAACGCAGAGTTTTGCAGAGATTTTTGCTTGTATTGTCTCTTCTCGGTGCTTGTATGGTGATCGGGGATGGAATTTTGACTCCGGCTGTTTCGG TTTTTTCTGCAGTTTCTGGTCTAGGACTTGCAATGGAAAGAGAGCACCCCAAAT ACGTGGAAATCCCAGTTGCTTGTGCGGTACTAATCGCCTTGTTTGCCCTTCAACATTATGGCACTCACAGGGTTGGATTCTTGTTCGCACCTGTGGTCATAACATGGCTTTTGTGCATCAGCTTTATTGGTATTTACAATATTTTCCACTGGAATCCTCATGTTTATCAAGCTCTGTCACCACGCTATATGTACACATTTCTAAAGAAAACCCAAAGAGGGGGTTGGATGTCATTGGGAGGAATCCTACTTTGCGTAACAG GTTCGGAAGCAATGTTTGCTGATCTTGGGCACTTTTCCCAGTCGTCAATCAAG ATAGCCTTTGCCTCCGTTGTTTATCCATCACTAGTCCTTGCATACATGGGGCAAGCTGCTTATCTCTCTAAGCATCATGTAATCGAAAATGATTATCAAATTGGATTTTATGTTTCTGTACCTG AGAAACTAAGATGGCCAGTGCTGGTGATTGCTATACTTGCTGCAGTAGTTGGAAGCCAAGCCATTATTACAGGAACTTTTTCCATCATAAAACAGTGCTCTGCCTTTGGGTGCTTCCCTAAAGTTAAAATAGTGCACACATCCTCAAAAATCCATGGCCAGATATATATTCCTGAGGTCAACTGGATCTTCATGCTGCTATGTTTAGCCGTTACTCTCGGTTTTAGAGACATCAAGAGATTAGGCAATGCTTCAG GTTTGGCAGTTATCACCGTCATGTTGGTCACAACGTGTTTGATGTCTCTCGTTTTTGTGCTGTGCTGGCACCAAAGTGTCGTTCTCGCAGTTTGCTTCATCTTGTTCTTTGGGACACTCGAGGGCTTATATTTATGTGCATCTCTTGTCAAGTTTCTTGAAGGAGCATGGGTACCGGTTGCCATTTCATTCGTCTTTATGACAGTGATGTGTGTCTGGCACTATGGTACGCTTAAGAAGTACGAGTATGATGTTCAAAATAAAGTATCTGTTGATTGGCTACTTGAGTTGGGGCCGAGTCTGGGCATCGTACGGGTTAAAGGCATTGGCATAATACACACAGAACTCGTATCTGGAATACCAGCTATCTTCTCCCATTTTGTCACCAATCTTCCGGCTTTCCACCAGGTGCTAGTTTTTCTGTGTGTCAAATCCATCCCTATTCCCCACGTTAAGCATGAAGAACGGTTTCTTGTGGGGCGTATTGGACCAAGAGAGTACCGTATGTATAGATGCATTGTCCGATATGGTTATCGCGATGCTCATAAAGACGACGTACAATTCGAGAACGATCTTGTGTGTTCTATAGCAGAGTACATACGAACTGGGAAGGGGAATTTGAATGAAACAGAAAAAGATTCTAAGAAGCAAAATGAGAAAATGGTTGTAGTTGGAACACCTTCAAGTCACGTAGACTCGATTCAGCTACGCGAGGAAAATGGGGCCAATCCCGAAAAAGCTAGCACATCAGAACTCAGGGAAACACAATCCCCACCACCCGTTAAGCCTAGGAAACAAGTCAAGTTTGCCATCCTGGCCGGAAGTCCAAAGATGGATAGAGACGCTCATGAAGAGCTTTGTGGTTTGATGGAAGCGAGAGAAGCCGGTACAGCTTACATCATGGGACATTCATACGTCAGAACAAAGCAAGGTTCAAGTTTGATGAAGAAGATGGCTATAAATTTTGGGTACGAGTTCTTGAGGAGAAACAGTAGAGCATCTACGTATGCATTGAGTGTACCTCATGCCTCAACATTAGAAGTGGGAATGgtgtataatatataa
- the LOC142533879 gene encoding putative alpha,alpha-trehalose-phosphate synthase [UDP-forming] 9: MMASRSCGNFFDLASEDLLNVPQTPRGLPRVMTLPGVISDGNGNSDAESDSTSSVCRERKIIVANMLPLHAQKDNGTGKWSFSLDEDSLLLQLKDGFTGDTEVIYVGSLKVEIEAKEQEEIAQRLLDDFNCVPTFLPQDIHRKFYHGFCKQQLWPLFHYMLPMCPDHGDRFDRQLWQAYVSANKSFADKVMEVVNPEDDFIWIHDYHLMVLPTFLRKRYNRIKLGFFLHSPFPSSEIYRTLPVRDEILKGLLNSDLIGFHTFDYARHFLSCCGRMLGLDYESKRGHIGLDYFGRTVYIKILPVGIHMGRLESVLNLPSTCNKLKEIREQFQDKKLILGVDDMDIFKGISLKLLAFELLLQQHREFQGKLVLIQIVNPARSSGKDVQEAKKETYSTVKRINEVFGCPGYAPVILIDRHASRSEKSAYYAMAECCIVNAVRDGMNLVPYKYVVCRQGSSGMDEAMGTKTDSPRTSMLVVSEFVGCSPSLSGAIRVNPWDIDAVAEALNMAITIPDAEKQLRHEKHYRYVSSHDIAYWARSFIQDLERACKDHYDKRCWGIGLGLSFRVISLSPSFRKLSVDHIVSAYKRTSRRAIFLDYDGTVVPQSSMVKSPTPDVVTVLDALCNDPNNTVFIVSGRGRASLSDWLAPCEKLGLAAEHGYFIRSSSTSDWEALASDLDWKKIVEPIMKQYTEATDGSYMEIKESALVWHHQDADPDFGSCQAKELLVHLENVLANEPVVVRRGQHIVEVKPQGVTKGLVAEKVISMMVNDGKAPNFVMCIGDDRSDEDMFESILCTVSNPTLPVAPEIFACTVGQKPSKAKYYLDDTADVVKLLRGLANSSHPKPRQHSARFQVEFDNGF; this comes from the exons ATGATGGCTTCAAGGTCGTGTGGGAATTTTTTCGACTTGGCTTCTGAAGACTTACTGAATGTTCCTCAAACTCCTAGAGGTCTTCCAAGGGTAATGACTCTTCCTGGTGTCATATCTGATGGTAATGGGAACAGTGACGCGGAGTCAGACAGCACATCATCTGTTTGCCGCGAGAGGAAAATTATAGTGGCAAACATGTTACCTTTGCATGCTCAGAAGGACAACGGGACTGGTAAATGGAGTTTTAGTTTGGACGAGGATTCTCTTTTGTTACAGTTGAAAGATGGATTTACCGGCGATACTGAGGTTATATATGTGGGATCTCTCAAAGTTGAAATAGAAGCCAAAGAGCAGGAAGAAATTGCACAAAGGCTTCTAGACGATTTCAACTGTGTGCCCACTTTTCTTCCGCAAGATATCCATAGAAAATTCTACCATGGTTTCTGTAAGCAACAACTCTGGCCTCTATTCCACTACATGCTACCTATGTGCCCAGATCATGGAGATCGCTTTGACAGACAGCTGTGGCAGGCCTACGTGTCTGCAAATAAGAGCTTCGCTGACAAGGTCATGGAAGTAGTCAACCCCGAAGATGATTTCATCTGGATTCATGATTATCATCTCATGGTGCTACCTACATTTCTAAGGAAGCGTTACAATAGAATCAAGCTTGGGTTTTTTCTGCACAGTCCATTTCCTTCGTCAGAGATATATAGAACATTGCCTGTTAGAGATGAAATTCTGAAAGGATTATTAAATTCTGATTTAATTGGTTTTCATACATTTGACTATGCCCGTCACTTCCTCTCATGTTGTGGTAGAATGCTAGGCTTGGACTATGAATCCAAGAGAGGCCACATTGGACTTGATTATTTTGGCCGCACAGTCTATATAAAAATCCTCCCAGTAGGTATACACATGGGTAGGCTGGAATCTGTGCTGAATTTACCTTCTACATGTAACAAACTCAAAGAGATCAGAGAGCAGTTCCAGGACAAGAAGTTGATTCTTGGTGTAGATGACATGGATATATTCAAGGGCATCAGTCTTAAGTTGCTTGCTTTTGAACTACTCCTGCAGCAGCATCGGGAGTTTCAAGGAAAACTAGTTTTGATTCAAATAGTGAATCCTGCTAGGAGCTCTGGGAAAGATGTTCAGGAAGCCAAAAAGGAAACTTACTCTACTGTAAAAAGAATAAATGAGGTTTTTGGCTGCCCTGGTTATGCACCCGTAATTTTGATCGATCGTCATGCTTCTCGCAGTGAGAAGAGTGCTTATTATGCTATGGCGGAATGTTGCATAGTTAATGCTGTTAGGGATGGTATGAACTTGGTCCCTTACAAGTATGTAGTCTGCAGGCAGGGTTCTTCTGGTATGGATGAAGCAATGGGTACGAAAACAGATTCTCCTAGGACAAGCATGCTTGTTGTGTCAGAGTTTGTTGGATGTTCACCTTCTCTGAGTGGAGCAATTAGGGTGAATCCATGGGATATCGATGCCGTGGCCGAGGCTCTGAATATGGCAATTACCATTCCCGATGCAGAAAAGCAACTGCGGCATGAGAAACACTACCGTTACGTTAGTTCTCATGATATAGCTTATTGGGCTCGTAGTTTCATACAGGATTTGGAGAGAGCGTGCAAGGATCATTATGATAAGCGTTGCTGGGGTATTGGATTAGGTCTCAGtttcagagttatttcacttTCCCCTAGTTTTAGGAAGTTATCCGTGGATCACATAGTTTCGGCATATAAAAGGACTAGTAGAAGGGCGATATTCCTGGACTATGATGGTACCGTTGTTCCTCAATCCTCCATGGTCAAATCTCCCACTCCTGATGTGGTGACTGTGCTTGATGCTCTGTGTAATGATCCAAATAACACGGTGTTTATCGTTAGTGGGAGAGGCAGGGCATCACTCAGTGATTGGCTTGCCCCATGTGAGAAATTGGGACTTGCTGCTGAACATGGATACTTTATAAG GTCAAGCAGCACCTCTGATTGGGAAGCTTTAGCTTCTGATCTTGATTGGAAAAAGATAGTCGAGCCAATTATGAAACAATACACAGAAGCAACTGATGGATCTTATATGGAAATTAAAGAGAGTGCATTGGTGTGGCACCATCAGGATGCAGATCCTGACTTCGGATCCTGCCAAGCCAAGGAACTTTTGGTGCACTTGGAAAATGTTCTTGCAAACGAGCCTGTTGTTGTTCGGAGGGGACAGCATATTGTCGAAGTAAAACCACAA GGAGTGACCAAAGGTTTGGTTGCGGAGAAGGTGATCTCCATGATGGTTAATGATGGCAAAGCTCCAAATTTCGTGATGTGTATTGGTGATGATAGATCGGATGAAGATATGTTCGAGAGCATACTATGCACGGTTTCTAATCCGACCCTTCCTGTAGCTCCAGAAATATTTGCTTGCACTGTTGGGCAGAAACCAAGCAAGGCTAAATATTATCTTGATGACACTGCGGATGTTGTGAAACTGCTTCGGGGGCTTGCTAATTCTTCTCATCCAAAGCCTAGACAGCATAGTGCACGCTTCCAGGTCGAGTTTGATAATGGCTTCTAA